The following proteins are co-located in the bacterium genome:
- a CDS encoding AglZ/HisF2 family acetamidino modification protein — translation MLKNRVIPCLLLQNQGLVKTIRFKEPKYVGDPINAIRIFNEKEVDELIFLDIIASKVGRSPNFEILQNIVGECFMPLCYGGGISRLEDIQKIFSLGVEKISINSFALKNIDFIKQASEIFGSQSIVVTIDVKKNFLEKYKVYDHTRNKITDIDPVEFAITTQEMGAGEILLNSVDRDGTQGGYDIDLITKITNVLSIPVIAMGGAGKIDDFVDAVKKGNASAVAAGSMFVFHGKHRAVLITYPEYQELEKRLV, via the coding sequence ATGTTAAAAAACAGAGTTATTCCGTGCCTGCTTTTACAAAATCAAGGGCTGGTAAAAACGATTAGATTTAAAGAGCCAAAATATGTCGGTGACCCCATAAATGCGATAAGAATATTTAATGAAAAAGAGGTAGATGAATTAATATTCTTAGATATTATTGCCTCAAAGGTTGGCAGAAGCCCGAATTTTGAAATACTCCAGAATATTGTTGGTGAGTGTTTTATGCCTTTGTGCTATGGCGGTGGAATTAGTCGCCTTGAAGATATACAAAAGATATTTTCCCTTGGAGTTGAAAAAATTTCAATAAACTCTTTTGCCCTGAAAAATATAGACTTTATAAAACAGGCATCCGAAATATTTGGCAGTCAGAGCATAGTCGTAACCATAGATGTAAAAAAGAACTTTTTGGAAAAATATAAGGTCTATGACCATACCAGAAATAAGATAACAGACATTGACCCGGTTGAATTTGCTATCACAACTCAGGAGATGGGGGCAGGTGAGATTTTACTTAACTCCGTTGACCGCGATGGCACACAGGGGGGATATGATATTGATTTGATAACAAAAATTACAAATGTTTTATCTATTCCAGTAATAGCTATGGGAGGGGCAGGGAAGATTGATGATTTTGTTGATGCGGTGAAAAAAGGAAATGCATCAGCAGTTGCCGCAGGAAGTATGTTTGTTTTTCACGGCAAGCATCGGGCGGTGCTTATTACCTATCCTGAATATCAAGAATTGGAAAAAAGATTGGTATAG
- the pseB gene encoding UDP-N-acetylglucosamine 4,6-dehydratase (inverting), whose translation MKLDFSNKVVLITGGTGSFGRKFVEILLKEYNPKKLIVFSRDEMKQFEMAQEISSEKEYDNIRYFIGDVRDKERLHRAFHGVDIIVHAAALKQVPAAEYNPFEAVKTNIIGAENVINAAIDQKVDKVIALSTDKAANPVNLYGATKLCADKLFVAGNAYSGDANTKFSLVRYGNVINSRGSVIPLFKEKRKTGTIPITDQRMTRFWITLEQGVRFVIKCISLMQGGEIFVPKIPSMNIMDIAEVIGPECKYEFIGIRPGEKLHEVLIPEDDARHTLEFDDFFVIQPEFSYVTHEKIGGGKPLPDGFRYASNTNDKWLTKEELKRMIEE comes from the coding sequence ATGAAGTTGGATTTTTCAAATAAGGTTGTTTTAATAACGGGTGGGACGGGTTCATTTGGCAGGAAATTCGTAGAAATTCTCCTTAAAGAGTATAACCCTAAAAAGTTGATTGTCTTTAGCCGAGACGAAATGAAACAATTTGAGATGGCTCAAGAGATTTCCAGTGAGAAAGAGTATGATAATATAAGATATTTTATAGGCGATGTGCGGGATAAGGAGAGATTGCATCGGGCATTTCATGGAGTAGATATTATCGTTCATGCGGCGGCTTTAAAACAGGTTCCAGCGGCTGAATATAACCCATTTGAGGCAGTAAAAACCAATATTATCGGTGCTGAAAATGTTATCAATGCCGCGATAGATCAAAAAGTAGATAAGGTCATTGCTTTAAGTACAGATAAGGCGGCTAATCCCGTTAATCTCTATGGAGCCACTAAACTCTGTGCGGATAAACTCTTTGTGGCTGGAAATGCCTATTCAGGAGATGCAAATACAAAATTTAGTTTGGTCAGGTATGGCAATGTAATCAATAGCAGGGGTAGTGTTATACCTTTATTCAAAGAAAAAAGGAAAACAGGAACAATACCTATTACCGATCAGAGGATGACCCGATTCTGGATTACATTAGAGCAGGGAGTCAGGTTTGTAATTAAATGTATAAGTTTAATGCAGGGAGGAGAGATATTTGTTCCCAAGATTCCCAGTATGAATATTATGGATATAGCTGAGGTAATTGGCCCTGAATGTAAATATGAATTTATAGGTATCCGACCAGGAGAAAAACTTCATGAGGTACTCATTCCAGAGGACGATGCCAGACATACATTAGAATTTGATGATTTCTTTGTTATCCAACCTGAATTTTCTTATGTAACTCACGAAAAGATAGGGGGAGGTAAGCCACTTCCTGATGGATTCAGATATGCCAGCAATACCAATGATAAATGGTTAACAAAGGAAGAACTAAAAAGGATGATTGAGGAATGA
- the hisH gene encoding imidazole glycerol phosphate synthase subunit HisH, whose product MIVIIDYSMGNSGSILNMLKKIGANAISSSKMPDIEKADKLILPGVGAFDNGMTNLNKSGLIPILNEIIFNKKIPILGICLGMQLLAKRSEEGTLSGLGWLDAEVVRFKFDTSCNLKIPHMGWDTVELVKENCMFKGLEQSRFYFVHSYHVVCHNRLDILAETCYGYNFVSAVQKDNIIGVQFHPEKSHKFGMTLLRNFVEL is encoded by the coding sequence ATGATAGTGATAATTGATTACAGTATGGGGAATTCAGGTTCTATCCTGAATATGCTCAAAAAAATAGGGGCTAACGCTATTAGTTCCTCAAAAATGCCAGATATTGAAAAGGCAGATAAACTTATTCTTCCAGGGGTTGGTGCTTTTGACAATGGGATGACAAATCTCAATAAGTCAGGATTAATACCGATTCTAAACGAAATAATTTTTAATAAAAAAATCCCGATACTCGGTATCTGTCTTGGGATGCAATTGTTGGCAAAACGAAGTGAGGAAGGAACTTTATCAGGACTTGGCTGGCTTGATGCAGAGGTAGTAAGATTCAAGTTTGACACTTCCTGCAACCTGAAAATACCACATATGGGCTGGGATACGGTGGAATTAGTCAAAGAAAACTGTATGTTCAAGGGTCTTGAGCAATCACGATTTTATTTTGTCCACTCTTATCATGTAGTCTGTCATAATAGATTAGATATTCTGGCAGAAACTTGTTACGGTTATAATTTTGTTTCAGCCGTTCAAAAGGACAATATCATCGGTGTTCAATTCCATCCTGAAAAAAGCCATAAATTTGGCATGACATTATTACGAAACTTTGTGGAGTTATGA